In the Penaeus chinensis breed Huanghai No. 1 chromosome 31, ASM1920278v2, whole genome shotgun sequence genome, one interval contains:
- the LOC125042029 gene encoding uncharacterized protein LOC125042029 codes for MWWCGQFGMVLWRYGVGKSGQSGMVWWRYGVGKSISLSGMMLWRYGVGKSGQSGMVWWRYGVGKSISLVWFGGVMVSESRSGQSGMVLWRYGVGKSISLVWFGGVMVSESRSVWYGVVALWCRKVDQSGMVLWRYGVGKSISLVWCCDVMVSESRVSLVWWYGVMVSESRVSLVWFGGVVVSESRVSLVWCCGVMVSESRSVWYGVVALWCRKVGSVWYGLVALWCRKVDQSGMIWWRYGV; via the exons ATGTGGTGGTGTGGTCAGTTTGGTATGGTGTTGTGGCGTTATGGTGTTGGAAAGTCGGGACAGTCTGGTATGGTTTGGTGGCGTTATGGTGTCGGAAAATCGATCAGTCTG TCTGGTATGATGTTGTGGCGTTATGGTGTCGGAAAGTCGGGTCAGTCTGGTATGGTTTGGTGGCGTTATGGTGTCGGAAAGTCGATCAGTCTGGTATGGTTTGGTGGCGTTATGGTGTCTGAAAGTCGG TCGGGTCAGTCTGGTATGGTGTTGTGGCGTTATGGTGTCGGAAAGTCGATCAGTCTGGTATGGTTTGGTGGCGTTATGGTGTCGGAAAGTCGATCAGTCTGGTATGGTGTTGTGGCGTTATGGTGTCGGAAAGTCGATCAGTCTGGTATGGTGTTGTGGCGTTATGGTGTCGGAAAGTCGATCAGTCTGGTATGGTGTTGTGACGTTATGGTGTCGGAAAGTCGGGTCAGTCTAGTATGGTGGTATGGCGTTATGGTGTCGGAAAGTCGGGTCAGTCTGGTATGGTTTGGTGGCGTTGTGGTGTCTGAAAGTCGGGTCAGTCTGGTATGGTGTTGTGGCGTTATGGTGTCGGAAAGTCGATCAGTCTGGTATGGTGTTGTGGCGTTATGGTGTCGGAAAGTCGGGTCAGTCTGGTATGGTTTGGTGGCGTTATGGTGTCGGAAAGTCGATCAGTCTGGTATGATTTGGTGGCGTTATGGTGTCTGA